In the Solanum stenotomum isolate F172 unplaced genomic scaffold, ASM1918654v1 scaffold33904, whole genome shotgun sequence genome, one interval contains:
- the LOC125852330 gene encoding uncharacterized protein LOC125852330, producing the protein MIHKTFSFLFIAIFFLIFCLSSTTSSTRLSQARRAIMADDDNGDYQDNNNNNDYNDASSPAIPPEYVGIPMRPHSSKPDDHSATDQHPPPAVIHPPPATSTACSGMNRQELENCIRRQVNRDLCKNYNIC; encoded by the exons ATGATTCacaaaacattttcttttttattcatagctatttttttcttaattttttgtctATCCTCAACAACATCCTCTACAAGATTATCACAAG CACGTAGGGCTATTATGGCTGATGATGATAATGGTGATTATcaggataataataataataatgattataatGATGCTAGCTCACCAGCAATACCACCTG AGTATGTTGGTATTCCAATGCGACCTCATTCCTCTAAACCAGATGATCATTCAGCAACTGATCAACACCCACCACCTGCTGTTATACACCCACCCCCTG CAACCTCAACGGCATGCAGTGGAATGAATCGACAAGAATTAGAAAATTGCATACGTCGTCAAGTAAACAGGGATCTGTGCAAGAATTATAACATATGTTAA